A single window of Coleofasciculus chthonoplastes PCC 7420 DNA harbors:
- a CDS encoding Uma2 family endonuclease, giving the protein MKATDLHRLQMTLLIACLEWLWRERNDFYASGNLTIYYSPRQRKSEKFRGPDFFVVLGVERFPRQSWVVWEEDGKYPNVIVEILSPKTAATDRGLKKQLYQDVFRTPDYFWFDPNSLEFQGFHLVDGEYEQLHPNQQGWLWSKQLGLYLGIYESKLRFFNAQGQLIPIPQEVAEQEQQQRVQAEQQLTQAEQQLTEMESLLSRYRERFGELPE; this is encoded by the coding sequence ATGAAAGCGACAGACTTGCATCGCCTACAAATGACATTGCTCATCGCCTGCTTAGAATGGCTGTGGCGAGAGCGCAATGATTTCTATGCGTCTGGTAATCTGACGATCTACTACTCTCCCCGTCAGCGCAAGTCAGAGAAGTTCCGGGGACCGGATTTTTTTGTGGTTTTGGGAGTAGAACGCTTTCCTCGCCAAAGTTGGGTGGTTTGGGAGGAAGATGGTAAGTATCCCAATGTGATTGTAGAAATTCTTTCTCCCAAGACGGCTGCGACTGATCGAGGCTTAAAAAAGCAGCTATATCAAGATGTTTTCCGTACTCCGGACTATTTTTGGTTTGACCCGAATAGCTTGGAGTTTCAAGGTTTTCATTTGGTCGATGGTGAGTATGAACAGTTGCATCCGAATCAGCAAGGGTGGTTATGGAGCAAACAGTTGGGGTTATATTTGGGAATTTATGAGTCGAAGTTGCGCTTTTTTAATGCCCAAGGACAGCTAATTCCGATACCCCAAGAAGTCGCTGAACAAGAGCAACAACAGCGAGTGCAAGCAGAGCAACAGTTAACCCAAGCAGAGCAACAGTTAACGGAGATGGAGTCGCTTTTGAGTCGATATCGGGAACGCTTTGGAGAGTTGCCCGAGTAA